The region AAGATTGGTTCTTAGTTAGTTCAATTACAACTGAAGAGCAATCTGATGTTTTAGCAACATTTGAAATTGATGATGTTAAATTTACAGTTGCTAAAGCAAAAAAAGCGAAGTGTCCAAGATGTTGGAAATTTACTTCAGATAGTGAAGAACATCTATGTAGTAGATGTGAAAGTGTTTTAAACTAAGATGTTTGAATCTGAAGTTACATTAACATTTATATTCTCAACAATAGCTGTTATTCTTGTATTAATAGCTATGGGAATACTTTATGTAAATAAAAAAAGTAAGAAGGTAAAAGAAGAACAATGATGCCCTTTACTGATGAAGATTTAAGACCGCCGGTTGAATCTATTATAAAAAATAAAATTGCACCTATGTTGGCAAAAGATGGTGGAGCTATTGAACTATTAGATATTAAAGATGGAAAAGTATATGTTCAATTACAAGGTGCTTGCGTTGGATGTAGTGCAAGTGGAAGTACACTTAAATTTATTGTTGAAAAAGAATTAAAAGCAGCAATACATCCAGAATTAGAAATAGTAAACGTACCACAAGGTATGGAAAATAATTTACAGGAGCTTTAATGGTAAATGAGAATAGACTTTTAAATGAAGCAAATAAATATTTTATGGATAAACAATATGATAAAGCTTTATTTATTTATTCACAACTATCATCAACTTTCCCTGAAAATAAAGAATACCCTATATATGCACTGTTTTGTGATATAGCAAGTGAAGATGAAGAGAAAGCTCAATCTTTATTTGACTATTTTGCAGTTGCAAAAAATGAAAATATTGATGATGCAATTGCTTATGTAGAAGATGTAGTAAATGCATATGATGGGGATGTAGATAAAATGATGGAGATTCTAGAAGAATTAACATCATCTACAGTTGATTCTTTAGATGCAATTAGATATGAAGATTTTAAAAGATTAATAATCTCAAGGGGTTCATTTAGAATTGCATTTGAAGATATAATGTTTTCTACAAAAGTAGCTATTGAAACAAAAGAGGATTTTTTTGATTTTGTTGATAAGCTTATAGAAAACGATTTTAATAATACAGCTTATTCATATTTAGATGGTTTTAACGACTATTTTTCTTATGATTCAAAAATAGAAGAGCTATATAAAAAATTGGAAGATAAAAAAATTGCAACTGATCATAAATAATAAAGTATATACTGATAATTCAAAAGAGGCTGATGAAAATTCATATTTTGTAATCTCTAAACAAAATGAAAAATTTGTTGAAGATGCAAAAAAAAATGGATGTAAAGAGTTTGTTGAAGCAAAAGATTTAAAAAATCATCTTGATATGTCAAAAATAAAAGTTGTAGGTATAACTGGAACTAACGGTAAAACTACAACAGCAGCAGCTATTTATTCAATGCTTTTAGATTTGGGATATAAAGTTGCTTTACAAGGTACAAGAGGGTTTTTTATAAATGATGAAAAAGTTGAAGAGTATACTTTAACAACTCCTGTACAACTTGGAAATTTTGCACATATTCAAAAAGCACTTGAAAATGGGTGTCAATATTTTATTATGGAAGTTAGTTCCCATGCAATCGAGCAAAAAAGAATTGAAGGTTTAGATTTTGAACTAAAAGTTCTTACAAATATTACAAGAGATCATTTAGATTATCATAAAACTATAGAAGAGTATATCAGAGTTAAAAACTCATTTTTTGATGATGAGAGTAAAAAACTTATCAATAAAGATGATAAAAATGCAAAATTTAATACAACTAATGCTTTAACTTATGGTTTAGAAAATCCATCTACATATAATGTATCAGCTTATTCATTTAAAAATGGTACAAATGTAATGTTCACTAAAATTGACAAAGTATATTCATATACTTCTAGCTTAATGGGAATATTTAATATTTATAACATAATGGCAGCTGTTGCAAGTGTTGATATGATTACTGATAACTCTTTAGAAGAGATTTGTGAAGTTACAGAAAACTTTGCTGGAGTTAGTGGAAGAATGGAGATAATCTCTAGTGATCCATTAGTAATTGTTGATTTTGCCCATACTCCTGATGGGATGAAAGAGGTTTATGAAAGCTTTAATCACTATGACATCATAACTGTATTTGGTGCAGGTGGTGATAGGGATAAAGATAAAAGACCACTTATGGGAAAAATAGCTTCTGATTATGCAAAAACTATAATAGTAACTTCAGATAATCCTAGATTTGAAGATCCTGATGCTATTATTGAAGATATCTGCGTAGGTATTAAAAACAAAGAAAATCTTTTTGTTGAAGTAAATAGAAAAGAGGCTATAAAAATTGCAATTGAAATGGGTAAAAAAAATCCAAGCAGTGTAGTTCTTATTTTAGGAAAAGGTGATGAGCCTTATCAAATTATTTATGATAAAAAAATGCCTTTAGTGGATAAAGATGAGGTATTAAAGCATATCTAATGATATGCTCTAATAATTACACCTTTTTCATTGTTATTGTCTGACTTTACATAATATTGAGATGAAGTTACTATTGTAGCTTCTCCTAATGTTTTCTTTATATACCAAACACTTTCAAGTATTCTTTCACTAGATAAACCAATATTTAAATACTCTTTGATTTTATCTTTTTGCTCTTGTGTTTTATCACTTAGATTTTTTTCAATATCTTTATAAATAATTGAATCATTTTCAGAGATTAAAGGTACTATTTCAAATCTATTGGCTGTTTTATTTTTGATTAAAAACTCATCAAGACTCTCTTTACACTCTTTTATTGGAAGAGAAATTTTTCCATTTTTAAAAGAGTAGCATTTAAAAGTATCATAGTTTTTTGAATTATATAATTTGTTGAAATAGTTTTTTTCTTCATCTGTTTTATTTGGCTTAACAAAATCTTTTGTATCTTTATTAAAAAGATATATTGTTACAAAGATTAATATTGCCATAACTGAACCTAATATTAAAAGAAGAGCATTAAAATTTAAGTTATTAAAAGAGAAATTATTTTTTTTATTAATAGGTGATTTATTTTGAGTAGGCTTTTTTTTACTCATTTTATCCCTATTATTTGAAGCAGCTTGTATTTGCTCTTTTAATCTGTTTTCAATCTCTTCTTGACTAAAGGTTTTATCCATAACACCTTTTAGTTCTTCTTTTCTTTTATCTTCCAAAACTTACCTTATTATTCTTTATTTTTTAAATAAATATAGATTATTAATGCAATGATAGCTAAAAAGAGTGGATAGAAAAATAAATACTCTTTTAGGGTGATTTTATTGTTTTCTATTTTACTTTTTTCTAATAAGTCTATTCTTTTATAAATCTCACTTAAATCATCTTTTGAGTAGGCAATATAAGATTTTCCATTTGTTTCATTTGAGATTTTATTTAACATGATTTTATTTGAGTTTCCAATTCCAACAGTGTATACTTTTATAGAATACTTTTTTAGAAGTTTTATTATGATCTCAAGGGGAATATTACTAGCATTGTCTTCACCATCACTAAGTAAAATTACTATTTTAGATTTTGCTTTTGATTCTTTTAAAATATTTACAGATGAAGCTAAAGAGTCTAACATTGCAGTTTTATCTCCAACTATTCCAACTTCTAAATAATCCACAATCTCTTTTTGTGCTTCTTTATCAAAGCTAAGTGGAGTTGCCATCATAACTGATGTTCCAAAAACTACAATAGCAATATTGTCATTTACTCTTTTTGGAATAAAATCTTTTACAATCTCTTTTACAACATCAAATCTTTGTTCATTTTCATTTGCTCTATTTAGACCTCTTTCTTTCATAGAACCACTAGTATCCAAACTAAGAACAATATCTATTCCATCATTTTTTATAAGTTGAGTATTTAATTGTTTATATGGAGATGCTAAAGCAATAATTGAACCTATTATTACTAGATATTTCAAGATTGAGGTTAAAATAACTGATTTACGTTTACTTTGTGAAAATATATTTAAATGGGGAATAATATATGTTGGAATTTTAGCTTTACAAAATATTGAACAAAAAACAAAAAGTAATATCAATAAAAGTAAATAAGGGTATTCAAATTTTATACTTAATAAATAATCAAACATCTACATTATCCATAAATCTTCCAAAAAGGATTTTAAAATTATCATTTAAAGGTTCCACATCTTTTTTATATTTGTATGATTCTAACTCTTCTATTAACTCATTTGAAAGTTTCTTTTCCCTATCACTTTGACTAATAAGTCTTGCATATTTAGTAATAGTATAAGCAGCTGTTTTAGAATCACTTAAATCAAGGTTTTTTAATATAGTGTAATACTCTTTTTTCTTATTCTTTTTTCTAGTTAGAAAATATCTAATAAGTATAAAAAGAAGAATAAAAACTACAAGGGAACCTATTATCCATAAAAACATATAAATATATAAAGAGTAATCAGGTATATCAACTAACTCTTTAATATCATTGATTTTTATTTCATTCATTATTTCATCAACCTTAACAGTTTTGGTAAAGGCTCTTCGTTTGTATATATTTTTGTAAACTTAATACCACACTTTTGAAAATGCTCATAAAGTTTGTGGTCGTTTGCTTTTACTCTTTTTTGATACTCTTTTATCATAGCTTTATCAATATTCCCATCAAAAGTTTGATTAGTGGCTGGGTCTACTAGATTTACATTTCCTAATTCAAAGGGTTGCTCTTCAAATTTATCCCTTACCATAATAGCTATAATCTCATGTTTTCTACTAAGAAGTTTAAAATCAAGATTCTCTATATCAAAAAAATCACCAACAAGAAAAATAATAGATTTTTTTCTAATCTTTTTAAAAAGTTCATCACTTAAATTTTTTAAATCAACACTTTTACCTATACAATCATAATTAAAAATTTTTTCACTCATCATTGTAACAGCAAAATTTCTTTTAGATTTTTTTGTACAAAGTTCTAAAGATTCATTTGCAATAAATGAAGAAAAAGGGTCCCCTTGTTTTACACAAGAGTATCCAAGTATAGAACAAATCTCAGTTACTAATTCTTGTTTAAATCTTTTTGAACCAAAATATATTGAACCATTTAAAATAGGAACAATATTTATATTTAACTCTTTTTGGGCATGGAACACTTTTACAAAAGGTTTTTTAAACTTTGCAGAGATTAGCCAATCTATTTTTTTAACATCTTCACCATATTCATACTCTTTTAGCTCTAAAAAATCATACCCTTCACCTTTTAATAAAGATGAATTGTTTCCTATGATTTCAGAAAATATATTTCTTCTGGTTTTGATTATGATTTTTTTTAAAGTTTTATTCATAGATTATGGAATATCAATTTTTTCTAATACTTTTTGGATTAAATCATCAACTTTTATATCCATAGCTTCTGCTTCATATGTTAGGATAATTCTATGTCTTAATACATTTTTTGCAACTAAAGCTATATCAATAGGACTAACATAATTATTCCCTCTAATAAATGCCATAGCTTTTACAGCTTTAAACATATCAATAGTCGCCCTTGGACTTGCACCAAATTGGATATAATCTTTTATCTCATCAAGATTATAGTTTTCTGGTTCTCTTGTTGCACATATAATATCTACAATATATTTTTCCAATTCACTATCAATATGTACATTTTGTACCTCATGTTTAAGGGTTAATAATACATCTTTATTTATAATTTTGTTTAGTTCTAAAATCTCATTTGAAGTTACTTTTTTTGCTATTTCGTATTCTTCTTCTTTTGTGTTATATCCAACAACAATCTTAAACATAAATCTGTCAAGTTGAGCTTCTGGTAAAGAATAAGCTCCCTCTTGTTCAATTGGATTTTGTGTTGCTAAAACTAAAAATGGTGAATCCACTGTAAAAGTATCGTCTGCAATAGTAACTTGTCTTTCTTGCATAACTTCAAGTAAAGCTGATTGAACTTTTGCAGGAGCTCTGTTTATCTCATCTGCTAATAAAAGGTTTGTAAAAATAGGACCTCTTTTTATTTTGAAGTCACCACTTTTCATATCATAAATTTGAGCACCAATAATATCACTTGGTAATAAATCGGGTGTAAATTGAACCCTTTTAAATTTTAAATCAATTACATCTGCTACTGTTTTTACAGTTGTAGTTTTAGCAAGTCCAGGCACACCTTCTAAAAGTATATGTCCATTTGTTAATAACCCTATTAAAATAGAATTAACCATATCTTCTTGACCAATTACAACTTTAGATATTTCATTTTTTATTTCTGTGATTTTTGTATATAACATTTAGCTCTTCTTCAACGTAAGTATAAATTTGCGTTATTCTATCAAAAGTAAGGTTTTAACAGCTTAAAATAGATTCTTAAAAATAACTTAAAATACACTTTATAAAAAGTAGTTAAATCTGAGTTCAGACTCAAAAAAATTTGAATAAAAATTAGACAACAAATTCTTGAATATATTATTTTATGGATTATAATGAAAATATAACAAAATCTAAAAGGAGATTGATATGAAAAATGTATATGATATAGCAATTATTGGTGCCGGACCAGCAGGCATTGCAACATCATGTGAGGCAGTCATCTTCGGTGTTAAAAATATTTTGATGTTTGAAAAGGGGGATAATCATTCACAAACAATTAGAAAATATTTTAACGATAACAAACCAGTGGATAAAGATTGGAAAGGCATAAAGGTTGATTTAAAAGGTCATATAGATTTTGAAGATGGTACAAAAGAGAGTACATTAGATCTTTTTGAGGAATCTTTAGAAA is a window of Halarcobacter sp. DNA encoding:
- a CDS encoding NifU family protein, with product MMPFTDEDLRPPVESIIKNKIAPMLAKDGGAIELLDIKDGKVYVQLQGACVGCSASGSTLKFIVEKELKAAIHPELEIVNVPQGMENNLQEL
- a CDS encoding UDP-N-acetylmuramoyl-L-alanyl-D-glutamate--2,6-diaminopimelate ligase, with amino-acid sequence MQLIINNKVYTDNSKEADENSYFVISKQNEKFVEDAKKNGCKEFVEAKDLKNHLDMSKIKVVGITGTNGKTTTAAAIYSMLLDLGYKVALQGTRGFFINDEKVEEYTLTTPVQLGNFAHIQKALENGCQYFIMEVSSHAIEQKRIEGLDFELKVLTNITRDHLDYHKTIEEYIRVKNSFFDDESKKLINKDDKNAKFNTTNALTYGLENPSTYNVSAYSFKNGTNVMFTKIDKVYSYTSSLMGIFNIYNIMAAVASVDMITDNSLEEICEVTENFAGVSGRMEIISSDPLVIVDFAHTPDGMKEVYESFNHYDIITVFGAGGDRDKDKRPLMGKIASDYAKTIIVTSDNPRFEDPDAIIEDICVGIKNKENLFVEVNRKEAIKIAIEMGKKNPSSVVLILGKGDEPYQIIYDKKMPLVDKDEVLKHI
- a CDS encoding VWA domain-containing protein, with translation MFDYLLSIKFEYPYLLLLILLFVFCSIFCKAKIPTYIIPHLNIFSQSKRKSVILTSILKYLVIIGSIIALASPYKQLNTQLIKNDGIDIVLSLDTSGSMKERGLNRANENEQRFDVVKEIVKDFIPKRVNDNIAIVVFGTSVMMATPLSFDKEAQKEIVDYLEVGIVGDKTAMLDSLASSVNILKESKAKSKIVILLSDGEDNASNIPLEIIIKLLKKYSIKVYTVGIGNSNKIMLNKISNETNGKSYIAYSKDDLSEIYKRIDLLEKSKIENNKITLKEYLFFYPLFLAIIALIIYIYLKNKE
- a CDS encoding DUF58 domain-containing protein, which produces MNKTLKKIIIKTRRNIFSEIIGNNSSLLKGEGYDFLELKEYEYGEDVKKIDWLISAKFKKPFVKVFHAQKELNINIVPILNGSIYFGSKRFKQELVTEICSILGYSCVKQGDPFSSFIANESLELCTKKSKRNFAVTMMSEKIFNYDCIGKSVDLKNLSDELFKKIRKKSIIFLVGDFFDIENLDFKLLSRKHEIIAIMVRDKFEEQPFELGNVNLVDPATNQTFDGNIDKAMIKEYQKRVKANDHKLYEHFQKCGIKFTKIYTNEEPLPKLLRLMK
- a CDS encoding AAA family ATPase, with amino-acid sequence MLYTKITEIKNEISKVVIGQEDMVNSILIGLLTNGHILLEGVPGLAKTTTVKTVADVIDLKFKRVQFTPDLLPSDIIGAQIYDMKSGDFKIKRGPIFTNLLLADEINRAPAKVQSALLEVMQERQVTIADDTFTVDSPFLVLATQNPIEQEGAYSLPEAQLDRFMFKIVVGYNTKEEEYEIAKKVTSNEILELNKIINKDVLLTLKHEVQNVHIDSELEKYIVDIICATREPENYNLDEIKDYIQFGASPRATIDMFKAVKAMAFIRGNNYVSPIDIALVAKNVLRHRIILTYEAEAMDIKVDDLIQKVLEKIDIP